A window of Bos taurus isolate L1 Dominette 01449 registration number 42190680 breed Hereford chromosome 8, ARS-UCD2.0, whole genome shotgun sequence contains these coding sequences:
- the IFNB1 gene encoding interferon beta precursor: MTYRCLLQMVLLLCFSTTALSRSYSLLRFQQRQSLKECQKLLGQLPSTSQHCLEARMDFQMPEEMKQEQQFQKEDAILVMYEVLQHIFGILTRDFSSTGWSETIIEDLLKELYWQMNRLQPIQKEIMQKQNSTTEDTIVPHLGKYYFNLMQYLESKEYDRCAWTVVQVQILTNVSFLMRLTGYVRD, translated from the coding sequence ATGACCTACCGGTGCCTCCTCCAGATGGTTCTCCTGCTGTGTTTCTCCACCACAGCTCTTTCCAGGAGCTACAGCTTGCTTCGATTCCAACAACGTCAGAGCCTTAAAGAGTGTCAGAAACTCCTGGGGCAGTTACCTTCAACTTCTCAACATTGCCTCGAGGCCAGGATGGACTTCCAGATGCCTGAGGAGATGAAGCAAGAACAGCAGTTCCAGAAGGAAGATGCCATATTGGTCATGTATGAGGTGCTCCAGCACATCTTCGGCATTCTCAccagagacttctccagcactggCTGGTCTGAGACCATCATCGAGGACCTCCTTAAGGAACTCTATTGGCAGATGAATCGTCTGCAGCCAATCCAGAAGGAAATAATGCAGAAGCAAAACTCCACTACGGAAGACACGATCGTTCCCCACCTAGGGAAATATTACTTCAACCTCATGCAGTACCTGGAGTCCAAGGAGTACGACAGGTGTGCCTGGACAGTCGTGCAAGTGCAAATACTCACGAACGTTTCTTTCCTGATGAGACTAACAGGTTACGTCCGTGACTGA